A window of Tetrapisispora phaffii CBS 4417 chromosome 9, complete genome contains these coding sequences:
- the GPI12 gene encoding N-acetylglucosaminylphosphatidylinositol deacetylase (similar to Saccharomyces cerevisiae GPI12 (YMR281W); ancestral locus Anc_8.846) codes for MGILFKLFKCYCILSILYIWLTPHIEDLNLKSFYSNVQLNISQQSLKSVNLIIAHPDDEVMFFTPTLLQLDDILPTHVPFNVICLSKGVDVDGRAVGDLRSNEIMDSLTMLLGHRRAGLNREVKLHQFEYEDGMDKQWDISKVVTDIQNTISMESNVDGLKHWLLTFDAQGVSEHPNHIACYDAMMTLKQKSSNPGDYLLMTLNSYGSNIILKYSSFLPVVFKLLINIINDKFRIFELKQVPFLSMHKEHDQIQFINTFPHYIMALSSMLNSHTSQMVWFRYGWWSFSRFVFVNDLHIIDL; via the coding sequence ATGggaattttatttaaactaTTTAAATGTTATTGCATACTATCCATTCTTTACATTTGGTTAACTCCTCATATTGaagatttgaatttgaaatccttttattcaaatgtacaattgaatatatctCAACAGAGCTTGAAATCCGtgaatttgattattgCTCATCCAGATGATGAGGTAATGTTCTTCACACCCACACTATTACAATTGGATGATATTCTTCCAACTCATGTTCCCTTCAATGTGATATGTTTGTCAAAGGGTGTTGACGTTGATGGCAGAGCTGTCGGTGATTTAAGAAGTAATGAAATAATGGACTCGTTAACAATGTTGCTGGGTCACAGAAGAGCAGGTCTCAATAGGGAAGTTAAATTGCACCAATTTGAATATGAAGATGGTATGGACAAACAGTGGgatatttcaaaagttgTTACTGATATCCAAAATACTATTTCAATGGAATCTAATGTGGATGGTTTAAAGCACTGGTTGCTAACATTTGATGCCCAGGGTGTGTCAGAGCATCCGAATCATATAGCATGTTATGATGCTATGATGACCTTGAAACAGAAAAGTAGTAATCCTGGtgattatttattgatgaCACTAAATAGCTATGGTTCTAATATTATTCTGAAGTATAGTTCATTTCTCCCAGTTGTTTTCAAACTacttatcaatatcatcaatgataaatttagaatttttgaattaaaacAGGTACCATTTCTTTCAATGCACAAAGAACATGATCAGATCCAATTTATCAATACTTTTCCACACTATATAATGGCATTGTCCTCTATGCTGAACAGTCATACATCTCAAATGGTCTGGTTTAGATATGGTTGGTGGAGTTTCTCGAGATTTGTGTTTGTAAATGATTTACATATTATAGATTTATAA